The following are encoded together in the Pseudoalteromonas shioyasakiensis genome:
- a CDS encoding trypsin-like peptidase domain-containing protein produces MLKLFKFILPPLFTGLGIAFLVVLFSPSLRSTLLPDMNLPAAISSEHMSFADAVQKAAPSVVTIFSESISNQPRYKRQNTVQALGSGVIMTQDGYILTNYHVIKNADLIIVTLADGRRFYDVQVIGFDTQTDLALLKISAEHLPKIPVNDKFKTRVGDVVLAIGNPLNLGQTITQGIISATGKQNLIDSPYSSLLQMDAAINVGNSGGALVNSRGDLVGITSAQFKTHENLDIQGIFFAVPYSIAKDVMDKLIKHGRVVRGYLGFSGTGIDSTGKDLSDSFTPVAGMRISQLDPFGPAWKAGIRETDIVIKIGGIPVANPQQVLEKLANTEPGKELEFEIYRDGKVLKVMVTVAELEDEQ; encoded by the coding sequence GTGCTAAAACTTTTTAAATTTATCCTTCCTCCGCTTTTCACCGGTTTAGGCATTGCCTTTTTAGTGGTGTTATTTAGCCCAAGCCTTCGTAGCACACTGTTACCAGATATGAATTTACCTGCGGCGATATCATCAGAGCATATGAGCTTTGCTGATGCAGTACAAAAAGCAGCGCCGTCTGTTGTTACTATTTTTTCAGAAAGCATTTCCAATCAACCACGCTATAAACGCCAAAATACTGTTCAAGCTCTTGGCTCTGGCGTGATCATGACCCAAGACGGCTATATTCTGACTAACTACCATGTAATCAAAAATGCCGATCTCATTATTGTTACACTCGCTGATGGCCGTCGTTTTTATGATGTACAAGTGATTGGTTTTGATACTCAAACAGATTTAGCGCTATTAAAGATCAGCGCTGAGCATTTACCAAAAATTCCAGTAAATGATAAGTTTAAAACTCGTGTTGGTGATGTTGTTTTAGCGATTGGTAACCCGCTTAACTTAGGGCAAACCATTACCCAAGGTATTATCAGTGCGACGGGTAAACAAAACTTAATAGATAGCCCATACAGCAGCCTGTTACAGATGGATGCAGCGATTAACGTGGGTAACTCAGGTGGCGCGTTAGTCAATTCACGAGGTGACTTAGTCGGCATTACCTCTGCACAATTTAAAACTCATGAAAATCTCGATATTCAGGGTATCTTCTTTGCGGTACCTTACTCGATTGCCAAAGATGTGATGGATAAGCTAATAAAGCATGGTCGTGTAGTCCGTGGCTATTTAGGCTTTAGTGGCACAGGTATTGATAGCACAGGCAAAGATCTAAGCGATAGCTTTACACCTGTTGCAGGCATGCGTATTTCTCAACTTGATCCATTTGGCCCAGCTTGGAAAGCTGGCATCAGAGAAACTGACATTGTAATCAAAATTGGCGGTATTCCTGTAGCCAACCCACAACAAGTCCTTGAGAAACTTGCGAATACAGAGCCAGGTAAAGAACTTGAATTTGAGATTTACCGCGATGGTAAGGTCTTAAAAGTGATGGTGACTGTTGCAGAACTCGAAGACGAGCAGTAA